Proteins encoded by one window of Lacipirellulaceae bacterium:
- a CDS encoding BlaI/MecI/CopY family transcriptional regulator, giving the protein MPRPPANQPTDGELEILRVLWSDGATSLSDLCEQLRREREVATTTVATMLRVMLDKGLVKRTGQGRGATWSAATTQKKTARGMVRKLVEGVFDGSTDRLAAHLVEGGQLSKKQLQELRELIDQKTKK; this is encoded by the coding sequence ATGCCTCGACCTCCTGCCAATCAACCAACCGACGGCGAGCTGGAAATCCTTCGCGTGCTCTGGTCCGACGGTGCGACTTCGTTAAGTGATCTTTGCGAACAACTCCGTCGCGAGCGCGAAGTCGCCACCACAACCGTGGCGACCATGCTCCGCGTGATGCTCGATAAGGGGCTCGTCAAACGAACCGGCCAAGGTCGCGGGGCCACCTGGTCGGCTGCCACGACCCAGAAGAAGACGGCCCGCGGAATGGTCCGCAAACTGGTCGAAGGCGTGTTCGATGGCTCGACCGACCGCTTGGCAGCACACTTGGTCGAGGGCGGGCAACTCTCGAAGAAACAGCTCCAAGAGCTACGCGAATTGATTGATCAAAAGACAAAGAAGTGA